The Verrucomicrobium spinosum DSM 4136 = JCM 18804 genome includes a region encoding these proteins:
- a CDS encoding alpha/beta hydrolase, whose protein sequence is MTFRTLSSSFARTRLYLALPLLAATATLPLSLSLSAAPQDDQYVLGPDSLAQDGVPRGKVIPMPPWKSKIFEGTTRDWWIYVPAQYDGSTPASVLVLQDGGASKGDPKQTGPNNATYVLDNLIHKKHLPVTIGIFISPGSFPAASPTEKPRSNRSFEYDTPSDQYARFLLEEILPEVSKQYKLTDDPEQRAIAGGSSGGICAFTVAWERPDAFRKVISHIGSFTNIRGGYIYPALIRKTNLEVAKNTYNTPELQKLLESRRKIRVFLQDGKNDLDNQFGNWPLANQDMAAALKFADWNYQFVLGEGTHNGKHGASLFPDTLRWLWQAGHAGTASPAEPAAKTTAAPVPAK, encoded by the coding sequence ATGACCTTCCGCACCCTCTCCTCCTCTTTCGCCCGGACCCGCCTCTACCTTGCGCTCCCCTTGCTCGCTGCCACCGCAACTCTCCCACTCTCCCTATCCCTCTCCGCCGCACCGCAGGATGACCAATATGTCCTGGGTCCGGACTCCCTCGCCCAGGACGGCGTGCCGCGCGGCAAGGTGATCCCGATGCCACCCTGGAAGTCCAAGATCTTTGAAGGCACGACACGCGACTGGTGGATCTATGTGCCTGCCCAGTACGACGGCTCCACGCCAGCCAGTGTGCTCGTGCTGCAAGACGGTGGCGCCTCCAAAGGCGATCCCAAGCAGACGGGCCCCAACAATGCCACCTACGTACTGGACAACCTGATCCACAAAAAGCATTTGCCCGTCACCATCGGCATCTTCATCAGTCCCGGCAGCTTCCCCGCAGCCAGCCCGACCGAGAAGCCCCGCAGCAACCGGAGCTTTGAGTACGACACGCCTTCTGATCAATACGCCCGGTTCCTCCTCGAAGAGATCCTTCCGGAAGTGAGCAAGCAATACAAACTGACGGACGATCCCGAGCAGCGCGCCATCGCTGGCGGCAGCAGCGGCGGCATCTGCGCCTTCACCGTGGCCTGGGAGCGGCCCGATGCCTTCCGCAAAGTGATCAGCCACATCGGCAGCTTCACGAACATCCGCGGCGGTTACATCTACCCGGCCCTCATCCGCAAGACCAATCTGGAGGTGGCCAAGAACACCTACAACACGCCCGAACTCCAGAAGCTCCTGGAATCCCGCCGCAAGATTCGCGTGTTCCTCCAGGACGGCAAGAATGACCTGGACAACCAGTTTGGCAACTGGCCTCTGGCCAATCAGGATATGGCCGCCGCGCTCAAGTTCGCGGACTGGAACTATCAGTTCGTCCTGGGAGAAGGCACCCACAACGGCAAGCACGGCGCCTCTTTGTTTCCTGATACCCTACGCTGGCTCTGGCAGGCGGGCCATGCAGGCACCGCCAGTCCAGCTGAGCCCGCGGCCAAGACGACCGCAGCACCCGTTCCGGCCAAATAG
- a CDS encoding DUF4838 domain-containing protein, whose amino-acid sequence MKMKFFGLVVVALSSVSWLRAADLVLAEKGKGALPIVLAKESSAFTREAVKELAVSIEKVTGARPQIIEGEPAVVPPQAIWVGVQPGVAKLFPGTNFEFQHPEETLLAANDKHVVIAGRDRWVAPNAQTEYGTVNAVYSFMQDQLGVRWLWPGELGEDVIPKERIVIAPFEQRYHPQIRSREGVFHYSSLDNKGYGKSHEWTLRQRLQLGSLAMEGGHGFGDWWERYHDKHPEIFALQPDGTRSGFPNPRTAKLCVSNPLVLKLWLEDVEADLKANPGKTVFNASPNDGWASGHCVCVNCRAWDHPDGEPRRFNWYKLAEVHPALSDRDVTFANKAGELLKARYPGKDYRVLMLSYGHSRPAPVAARPADNVLMTLVANFYGRTGLVDIGSTRGDTYREQFDAWTKVSSSFLWRPNTGSPAGWQQGLPDLSTQQTIRDLKDVAAAGCVGIFIDGVWEHWATLGPQYYVMAQLVWDPNKDAQAILADYYQRGFGPAAGPVREYYEALEKARMAFTAKNLDGGVFLFPELYTPELLRESQGRLDRAAAAVPAGSVYQRRVAFVQVGLDYTRLIMENVTLMGRYWKKKDESVAKQVRDNWAAIDKLINTTPYAINVGPVRPITPRMAGLHPDYPPAKVKKARAVDLDLN is encoded by the coding sequence ATGAAGATGAAATTCTTTGGTTTGGTAGTGGTTGCGTTGAGTTCCGTATCCTGGCTTCGTGCGGCCGATCTGGTTCTCGCTGAGAAGGGGAAAGGGGCTCTTCCCATTGTCTTGGCGAAAGAGTCTTCAGCTTTCACGCGGGAGGCGGTGAAGGAACTGGCAGTTTCCATTGAAAAGGTCACTGGGGCGCGTCCGCAGATCATCGAAGGTGAGCCGGCGGTCGTGCCGCCACAGGCGATCTGGGTGGGGGTGCAGCCGGGTGTCGCGAAACTGTTTCCTGGAACGAACTTCGAGTTTCAACATCCTGAAGAGACGCTTCTGGCAGCGAACGACAAGCATGTGGTGATTGCGGGCCGGGATCGCTGGGTGGCTCCCAATGCACAGACCGAATACGGCACGGTGAACGCTGTGTACTCTTTTATGCAGGACCAGTTGGGCGTGCGCTGGCTGTGGCCAGGGGAGCTGGGGGAGGATGTGATTCCCAAGGAGCGCATTGTGATCGCACCGTTTGAGCAACGGTATCATCCCCAGATCCGTTCCCGGGAAGGGGTCTTTCACTATTCCAGCCTGGACAACAAAGGGTATGGCAAATCTCATGAGTGGACGCTCCGGCAGCGGCTCCAGTTGGGCTCTTTGGCCATGGAGGGCGGGCATGGTTTTGGAGACTGGTGGGAACGTTACCATGACAAGCACCCGGAGATCTTCGCCCTGCAGCCGGATGGCACGCGCAGCGGGTTCCCGAATCCCCGTACTGCAAAGCTTTGTGTCTCGAACCCGCTGGTCTTGAAGCTTTGGCTGGAGGACGTGGAGGCTGACTTGAAAGCGAATCCCGGCAAGACGGTCTTCAATGCGTCTCCCAACGATGGATGGGCCAGCGGTCACTGCGTGTGCGTCAATTGCCGGGCGTGGGATCACCCTGATGGTGAGCCAAGGCGCTTCAACTGGTACAAACTTGCTGAGGTGCACCCGGCTCTTTCTGACCGGGACGTGACCTTTGCCAACAAGGCAGGCGAATTGTTGAAAGCCAGGTACCCCGGAAAGGACTACCGTGTGCTCATGCTGAGCTATGGCCACTCCCGACCTGCGCCGGTAGCGGCCCGGCCCGCGGACAATGTGCTCATGACCTTGGTGGCGAACTTCTATGGCAGGACCGGGCTGGTGGATATCGGGTCCACAAGAGGTGACACGTATCGTGAGCAGTTCGATGCGTGGACCAAGGTTTCTTCGTCGTTTCTCTGGCGGCCGAACACCGGGAGCCCTGCGGGTTGGCAACAGGGCCTGCCCGATCTGTCCACCCAGCAGACGATCCGTGATTTGAAAGATGTCGCGGCGGCGGGTTGTGTGGGCATCTTCATTGATGGAGTCTGGGAACACTGGGCGACATTGGGCCCCCAATACTACGTGATGGCTCAACTGGTGTGGGATCCGAACAAGGATGCGCAAGCGATTCTTGCGGACTACTATCAACGTGGCTTCGGGCCGGCGGCTGGGCCGGTGAGGGAGTACTATGAGGCCCTTGAGAAAGCGCGCATGGCATTCACGGCCAAGAATCTCGACGGAGGGGTGTTCTTGTTTCCTGAACTCTACACTCCGGAGCTTCTACGCGAATCGCAAGGGAGGCTGGACCGTGCGGCTGCGGCGGTGCCTGCGGGGTCGGTGTATCAGCGTCGGGTGGCGTTTGTCCAGGTGGGGCTGGATTACACACGGCTGATCATGGAGAACGTAACGCTGATGGGGCGCTATTGGAAAAAGAAGGACGAGTCCGTGGCGAAGCAGGTGAGAGACAACTGGGCTGCCATCGACAAGCTGATCAATACCACCCCCTACGCGATCAATGTTGGTCCCGTCCGTCCGATCACGCCACGCATGGCAGGGCTGCATCCCGACTATCCGCCTGCAAAGGTGAAGAAGGCGCGGGCGGTGGATTTGGATTTGAATTAG